In a genomic window of Amblyomma americanum isolate KBUSLIRL-KWMA chromosome 4, ASM5285725v1, whole genome shotgun sequence:
- the LOC144130176 gene encoding uncharacterized protein LOC144130176, translated as MLMQAKRFCLSNEDAVLLSLIKLHHNMSFALLGVLLGIHRTTASEIFKASVIILAEIMKNAVFWPSKEAVVDNLTVYFKEYSSVRAVLDCTEIPIQRPKDMESQLLTYSWYKGVYTAKVLVCETPGGHISYVSKAYGGRASDSHITKESKILVLFLPSTDSVMVDKGFLIDKLCLEHQSTMVHPPFLCKRKQLTKNKAEKSQSIAAARVYVERAIQRMKVFKILTGNLGTELFAYIDDIIKVIAGIVNLSKPIFSSDKFLVQ; from the coding sequence ATGCTCATGCAAGCAAAACGGTTTTGCTTATCAAACGAAGACGCGGTGTTGTTATCGCTCATCAAGCTTCACCACAACATGTCATTCGCATTGCTTGGTGTGCTTCTTGGCATTCATCGCACCACAGCATCAGAAATATTCAAGGCCAGTGTAATAATCTTGGCTGAAATAATGAAAAATGCAGTTTTTTGGCCGAGCAAGGAAGCTGTTGTTGATAACTTGACGGTGTACTTCAAGGAGTACTCGAGTGTGAGAGCTGTGCTAGACTGCACGGAGATCCCAATTCAGAGGCCAAAGGATATGGAGTCCCAGCTGTTGACATACAGCTGGTACAAGGGTGTGTACACAGCCAAGGTTTTAGTCTGTGAGACACCGGGAGGTCACATAAGTTATGTAAGCAAAGCTTATGGTGGCCGGGCATCTGACTCCCATATAACAAAGGAAAGCAAGATACTAGTATTGTTTCTACCATCAACTGACAGTGTCATGGTGGATAAAGGGTTCTTAATAGACAAACTTTGCCTTGAGCATCAAAGCACAATGGTGCATCCCCCGTTCCTATGCAAGAGAAAGCAACTTACAAAAAATAAAGCTGAAAAAAGTCAAAGTATCGCAGCCGCTCGCGTTTATGTGGAGCGTGCAATCCAGCGAATGAAAGTGTTTAAGATATTGACGGGGAACTTGGGCACCGAGCTTTTTGCTTACATTGATGACATTATAAAAGTCATTGCGGGAATTGTGAATCTCTCCAAGCCCATCTTCAGCAGCGACAAGTTTTTGGTACAATAA